A single genomic interval of Mycolicibacterium alvei harbors:
- a CDS encoding Rv0361 family membrane protein: protein MTFPQGPQGQWPPQQPGDPKQYGAPQQPYGGQQPYGAQQPYGTQPPFGQQPYGTQPPFGQQPYGAPQPYGAQQPYGSPSPYGAPSPYGYGTPPQPPTNSKRPIVLLAAIGGVIILGVVGIMFFTGGIGGIGGSSDQRAIERLFKDMAETDGSLSATKKFFCAADQKYMKAVDPKVLEELGIDVPEPTTKPTGSVEITDVKVDGDKATATVTADGQSDTVHFRKEGGEWKMCMSDDSAMS from the coding sequence ATGACGTTCCCGCAGGGACCGCAGGGCCAATGGCCACCACAGCAACCCGGTGATCCGAAGCAGTACGGGGCGCCGCAGCAGCCATACGGTGGGCAGCAACCGTACGGGGCCCAGCAACCCTACGGAACGCAACCGCCCTTCGGCCAGCAACCGTACGGAACGCAACCGCCCTTCGGCCAGCAACCGTACGGAGCGCCCCAGCCCTACGGTGCGCAGCAGCCTTACGGAAGCCCTTCGCCCTATGGTGCGCCCTCGCCCTACGGCTACGGGACACCCCCGCAACCCCCGACCAACAGCAAGCGCCCCATCGTGCTCCTCGCCGCTATCGGCGGCGTGATCATCCTCGGTGTCGTGGGCATCATGTTCTTCACCGGCGGCATCGGGGGCATCGGCGGGTCCAGCGACCAGCGCGCCATCGAACGGCTCTTCAAAGACATGGCCGAAACCGACGGTTCGCTGTCTGCGACCAAAAAGTTCTTCTGCGCCGCCGACCAGAAATACATGAAAGCCGTCGACCCAAAGGTCCTCGAAGAGCTCGGCATCGACGTTCCCGAGCCCACCACGAAGCCCACGGGTTCGGTTGAGATCACCGATGTCAAGGTCGACGGCGACAAGGCCACCGCCACAGTGACAGCTGATGGCCAATCCGACACTGTCCATTTCCGCAAGGAAGGCGGCGAATGGAAAATGTGCATGTCCGATGACTCGGCGATGAGCTAA